The following coding sequences lie in one Pontibacter sp. G13 genomic window:
- a CDS encoding sodium:solute symporter has protein sequence MHQLDWLILIGFLAYTLWDGMRPKGGKATLSQQLLADRSMKGWAVGLSVMATQASAITFIGTTGLAFMQDMRFVQVYLAVPVAMIILSVTLVPLFQRSGVTTAYEALEGRFGLSTRLLTSFMFLLSRGASLGITIAAPAYVLAIILGIKLWVTILIIGFVATVYTMFGGIAGVIRTDIKQMILMLFGLVFCFGWIWWKLPSEVSTIDALKLAGVSGKLSTIDFHFDLRDKYNVWSGLIAGTFLMLSYFGADQSQVQRYLSAKTLTDARSSLMMSAIFKVPMQFFILLLGALMFVFFIFEDRPLLFWPDASMESSEVWSEAYESLQDNRRSAAYEYLENPADAAARNDFLSSNTQIDLLRKQELQQISQDTGKHRDDTNYVFPWFILHHLPIGMVGLIIAAIMAAALSSIDSMLNSLATSSVIDWYRRLHTHERSDTHYLLATRWATALWGIFATVVAMAFGETESIVELVNILGSYFYGPILGVFALLWIPRANQKGALWGLMVGLGAVILVGGIHVGCESGQFAFFWPMTHVPPSYEPYIQYLWLNPIGVLVTIVVGALFALRRK, from the coding sequence ATGCATCAATTAGATTGGTTGATTCTGATCGGTTTTCTGGCCTACACCCTGTGGGACGGGATGCGACCGAAAGGGGGAAAGGCCACATTGTCCCAGCAATTGCTTGCCGATCGGAGCATGAAAGGCTGGGCGGTGGGACTCTCCGTCATGGCCACTCAGGCTTCCGCGATTACATTCATCGGGACCACGGGATTGGCCTTCATGCAGGATATGCGCTTTGTCCAGGTGTATCTGGCGGTACCAGTCGCCATGATTATCCTATCCGTGACGTTGGTTCCCCTGTTTCAGCGGTCCGGCGTTACGACTGCCTATGAGGCGCTTGAAGGCCGGTTTGGATTGTCCACGCGACTGCTGACCAGCTTCATGTTCCTGTTGAGTCGTGGCGCGTCGCTTGGGATCACCATTGCGGCACCTGCCTATGTACTGGCGATCATTCTCGGGATCAAGCTCTGGGTGACCATCCTGATCATCGGATTCGTTGCGACCGTCTACACGATGTTTGGGGGGATTGCAGGGGTGATCCGGACTGACATCAAACAGATGATCCTGATGTTGTTTGGGCTAGTCTTCTGTTTTGGCTGGATTTGGTGGAAATTACCTTCGGAGGTATCCACGATAGATGCACTCAAGCTGGCTGGCGTATCGGGAAAGCTTTCCACCATCGACTTTCATTTCGACCTCCGGGACAAGTACAATGTCTGGAGCGGCCTCATTGCGGGAACCTTCCTGATGCTTTCCTATTTTGGCGCAGATCAATCGCAAGTGCAGCGCTACCTGAGTGCCAAAACCCTGACGGATGCGCGTTCCTCCCTCATGATGTCCGCGATCTTCAAGGTGCCCATGCAGTTTTTCATTCTTCTGCTGGGAGCGTTGATGTTTGTCTTTTTCATATTTGAGGACCGCCCGCTCTTGTTTTGGCCCGATGCTTCGATGGAATCCTCTGAAGTATGGAGTGAGGCCTATGAATCCCTACAGGACAATCGGCGATCCGCCGCCTACGAATACCTCGAAAATCCAGCTGACGCCGCCGCACGCAATGATTTTCTCTCCTCCAATACACAGATCGACCTCCTTCGGAAACAGGAGCTTCAGCAGATTAGCCAAGATACCGGCAAGCACCGAGACGACACCAACTATGTATTTCCCTGGTTTATCCTCCATCACCTGCCGATCGGGATGGTAGGTTTGATCATTGCCGCGATCATGGCCGCGGCATTGTCCAGCATAGATTCCATGTTGAATTCACTGGCGACCTCCTCGGTCATCGATTGGTACCGGAGACTCCACACCCATGAGCGTTCCGATACCCATTACCTGCTCGCTACGAGATGGGCAACGGCTTTGTGGGGGATATTTGCGACGGTGGTGGCGATGGCATTTGGAGAGACTGAGTCCATCGTGGAGTTGGTGAATATCTTGGGCAGCTATTTCTATGGACCGATTCTGGGAGTATTTGCGCTGCTCTGGATTCCACGTGCCAATCAGAAGGGTGCGCTGTGGGGCCTGATGGTAGGATTGGGGGCGGTAATTCTGGTAGGAGGGATACACGTCGGTTGCGAATCCGGACAGTTTGCCTTCTTCTGGCCGATGACACACGTGCCTCCCTCCTACGAACCCTATATCCAATATCTGTGGCTCAACCCCATTGGGGTGTTGGTGACGATTGTGGTAGGGGCATTATTCGCGCTCCGTCGGAAATAG
- a CDS encoding TlpA disulfide reductase family protein: protein MALEPKIKHILIDVALGLVLLIASLTGQVQAGFVTAFLIALFGATLIGFFRGRANPANLIPQWLLLSSWFAIFLLTIRTNPAAAALPAAAYGGSLLGLLAGKIWKEPAWAIRLGVALAASAGFGLYGASLLPEMLQNLLGKTVNQAAPELSLTDLHGQEVSLEDWKGKTVVLNLWVTRDRACHQQMDEMAALYADLSQDTTVQFAWYTSTALVDSIPSAKAYLDVHHPELPAFHEISPDFNPGTWAIKGVPSLMLIDTAGVVRYRHEGYDASEKFGDRIKLELNRIHPTPLFPTERE from the coding sequence ATGGCATTGGAACCCAAAATCAAACATATTCTCATAGATGTGGCCCTCGGGCTCGTGCTGTTGATCGCCTCCCTGACGGGTCAAGTTCAGGCAGGATTCGTGACAGCCTTCCTCATCGCCTTATTCGGCGCGACCCTCATCGGATTTTTCCGTGGACGCGCCAATCCCGCCAACCTCATCCCTCAATGGCTCCTGCTTTCCTCATGGTTTGCGATTTTCCTGCTGACGATTCGTACCAATCCCGCCGCCGCCGCACTTCCTGCAGCCGCATACGGGGGCTCTCTCTTGGGATTGCTAGCGGGAAAAATCTGGAAGGAGCCAGCTTGGGCGATTAGATTGGGGGTAGCTTTGGCTGCATCGGCGGGATTTGGATTGTATGGAGCCTCGCTCTTGCCTGAGATGCTCCAAAACCTATTGGGCAAAACCGTCAATCAGGCAGCTCCGGAGTTGTCCTTGACAGACCTACACGGTCAGGAAGTGTCCTTGGAAGACTGGAAAGGCAAGACGGTAGTTCTCAATCTGTGGGTTACCCGAGACCGGGCATGTCACCAGCAGATGGATGAAATGGCGGCTTTGTATGCGGATTTGTCCCAAGACACCACCGTACAATTCGCTTGGTATACTTCCACGGCATTGGTCGATTCCATCCCTTCAGCCAAGGCGTACCTGGACGTTCATCACCCAGAGCTTCCTGCATTCCATGAGATTTCTCCAGACTTCAACCCTGGGACTTGGGCAATCAAAGGTGTACCCTCGCTCATGCTGATCGATACGGCCGGCGTGGTACGGTACCGCCATGAAGGATATGATGCCTCAGAGAAATTTGGAGATCGCATCAAGCTGGAGTTGAATCGAATCCACCCCACTCCCCTATTTCCGACGGAGCGCGAATAA
- a CDS encoding DUF4212 domain-containing protein yields the protein MIRPSNAYWRTNLLYMVVLLFIWFAVSLGAGVLFVDQLDQFSIGGFKLGFWMAQQGSIYVFVALIFIYVFLMNRLDKKHGVDES from the coding sequence ATGATTCGACCATCGAATGCTTATTGGAGAACCAACCTGTTATACATGGTGGTTCTCCTTTTTATTTGGTTCGCGGTGTCTTTGGGTGCCGGCGTCCTCTTTGTCGACCAACTCGACCAATTCTCCATCGGAGGCTTCAAGCTGGGATTCTGGATGGCTCAGCAAGGCTCAATCTACGTATTCGTAGCCTTGATCTTCATCTATGTATTCCTCATGAATCGCCTCGACAAGAAACACGGCGTGGATGAATCCTAG
- a CDS encoding sodium:solute symporter family protein: protein MSIELLTYLLVGATFLLYIGIAIWSRASSTKDFYVAGGGVSPLANGMATAADWMSAASFISMAGLISAGGRDGSKFLMGWTGGYVLLALLLAPYLRKFGKFTVPDFIGDRYESSIARVVAVICAIFVSFTYVAGQMRGVGVVFSRFLDIPIEYGVVVGMIIVFFYAVLGGMKGITYTQVAQYCILIFAFMVPAIYISILMTGQVLPQIGFGSTLNDGSGTYLLDKLDGLHQELGFAAYTAGTMSTQDLFCVTAALMFGTAGLPHVIVRFFTVPKVRDARLSAGYALVFIAILYTTAPAVAAFARTNLIQSVSGVELTELPGWVKSWASTGLISIEDKNGDGKVDFLADPAANELIFDKDIITLANPEIAELPNWVVALVAAGGLAAALSTAAGLLLVISTSVSHDLLKRTFMPEITDRQELMYARMAAAVAVLVAGYFGINPPDYVAAVVALAFGLAAASFFPAIFLGIFTKRINTAGAVSGMVFGLLATIAYILVFKFGVGFESVEAATPYRFWGISPEGFGFVAMILNMLVAVVVSRFTPPPSPGVQAMVEHIRVPKGASAPADIH, encoded by the coding sequence ATGTCTATAGAACTACTCACCTACCTGCTGGTCGGGGCTACCTTCCTATTGTATATCGGGATTGCGATATGGTCCCGCGCCTCCTCGACCAAAGATTTTTATGTTGCTGGTGGCGGTGTCTCCCCACTCGCCAATGGCATGGCCACTGCCGCAGACTGGATGTCCGCGGCTTCCTTTATTTCCATGGCGGGATTGATCTCCGCGGGAGGACGTGATGGCTCCAAATTCCTCATGGGCTGGACAGGCGGATATGTGTTGCTGGCCTTGCTGCTGGCTCCCTACCTCAGAAAATTCGGAAAATTCACCGTGCCGGACTTCATTGGCGATCGCTACGAAAGCTCCATTGCTAGGGTCGTGGCGGTCATTTGCGCGATATTCGTTTCCTTTACCTATGTCGCTGGTCAAATGCGTGGGGTAGGGGTGGTGTTTTCTCGATTCCTCGATATCCCCATCGAATACGGCGTGGTCGTAGGCATGATCATCGTCTTCTTCTATGCAGTTCTGGGCGGTATGAAAGGCATCACTTATACACAGGTCGCCCAATACTGCATCCTCATCTTTGCATTCATGGTACCCGCCATCTATATCTCAATCCTGATGACTGGGCAAGTCCTCCCCCAGATTGGATTCGGATCTACCCTCAATGACGGCTCGGGTACATACCTCCTAGACAAGCTCGACGGCCTCCATCAAGAGTTGGGATTTGCCGCCTACACGGCGGGAACAATGTCCACGCAGGACCTATTCTGTGTGACGGCTGCCCTCATGTTCGGGACCGCCGGACTGCCCCATGTCATCGTGCGATTCTTCACGGTCCCCAAAGTACGCGATGCGAGACTCTCGGCTGGTTATGCGCTGGTCTTTATCGCGATCCTGTACACGACAGCTCCTGCGGTGGCGGCTTTTGCGCGTACCAATCTCATCCAGTCGGTTTCGGGCGTGGAACTGACGGAGTTGCCGGGCTGGGTCAAAAGCTGGGCCTCGACCGGATTGATCTCCATCGAGGACAAAAACGGCGATGGCAAGGTGGATTTTCTCGCAGATCCTGCCGCCAATGAACTGATCTTCGACAAGGACATCATCACCCTCGCCAATCCCGAAATCGCCGAATTGCCCAATTGGGTCGTGGCACTCGTCGCGGCAGGAGGATTGGCCGCAGCACTTTCGACCGCAGCAGGACTCCTGTTGGTGATTTCCACATCGGTTTCCCATGATCTGCTCAAACGGACGTTTATGCCGGAGATTACCGATCGGCAGGAATTGATGTATGCGCGGATGGCCGCAGCGGTTGCGGTACTCGTAGCCGGATATTTCGGGATCAATCCCCCCGATTATGTGGCGGCTGTGGTTGCGCTGGCATTTGGATTGGCAGCAGCCTCCTTTTTTCCGGCGATCTTCCTCGGAATCTTCACCAAGCGGATCAATACGGCAGGAGCTGTCAGCGGAATGGTTTTCGGGCTGTTGGCGACCATTGCCTATATCCTCGTCTTCAAATTCGGGGTAGGTTTCGAATCCGTGGAAGCTGCGACCCCTTACCGATTCTGGGGTATCTCGCCGGAGGGATTCGGATTCGTGGCCATGATCCTCAATATGCTCGTGGCGGTCGTCGTGTCCCGGTTCACCCCACCTCCTTCTCCCGGTGTGCAGGCGATGGTCGAGCATATCCGAGTACCGAAAGGAGCGAGCGCGCCAGCAGATATTCACTAG
- a CDS encoding sensor histidine kinase, with protein sequence MNFWILLLAGMAYLGGLFALAYWVDRMAKGGKHWINNPYVYALSLAVFCSAWTFYGGIGYARTHGLEFLAIFMGVSVSAPLWYTLLRKMIAISRTLHIASIADFLSSRYGKNAWLGALVTMICIMGMVPYIALQLKAIAASFMVLGSIHPDPEQIALADPEFRGTTLQVAIMLAVFTILFGARKVDTSERHEGLVGAIAFESVVKLLAVLAVGIFVVFRLFDNPAALFAQAQTHPDLAALFDLDPDRSWTWFWLMFTSGCTFLLLPRQFHMAVVENMNPKHVRRAIWLFPLYLLLINLFVFPIALGGALTPGLEDMDPDLYILGIPMMHGKAGLLLLVFLGGLSASSGMVIVSTIALSTMIGNQIVIPLLLRYSIKDPGERPDLSEVLLKVRWVTMIVILGLAYGFFLISGQAKTLMSIGLTSFLAIAQLAPSTFGGMFWRDGTRKGAFAGLIGGVLVWLYTLPFANLVESGLFDPSILTEGPFGISWLRPYAFMGLEGMAPIPHAAFWSLFVNVLLYVGVSLIARPTMLEFSQADVFVNIDRYNRGLVEPYLRPTARREEMLQLLQRFLGPNRTEQVLKEYRASGRGEDLTETIASPELIQWVERQLTGAVGASSARLLISSFVQEENPSLREVMAALDETQQILAYSRQIERKSEELQRTSERLSQANNRLREMDTLKNEFITTVTHELRTPITSIRALANILYETPGLPQEKSHEFLGIIVSESERISRLINQVLDLEKMESGLAELHLTQVDMVQVVQNSIDGIIGICEERDIELVENLPSEMPRLRGDRDRIQQVVVNLLSNAVKFCNEENGRITVTLEEQDGQAVLQVADNGAGMPKEVQTYIFDKFAQFTDSGRGGRKHGSGLGLSISWRIVRMHKGRIYVKSEPGEGATFFVHLPIEEGSVKPMVTPSYKRIEEEN encoded by the coding sequence ATGAATTTTTGGATCTTGCTATTGGCCGGCATGGCCTATCTGGGCGGACTTTTTGCCTTGGCGTACTGGGTCGATCGTATGGCCAAGGGCGGCAAGCATTGGATCAACAATCCGTATGTCTATGCGTTGTCGCTGGCCGTGTTTTGCTCGGCTTGGACCTTTTATGGCGGCATCGGATATGCCCGAACGCATGGGCTGGAGTTTCTGGCGATTTTCATGGGAGTGTCCGTTTCTGCGCCCCTCTGGTATACCCTCTTGCGAAAGATGATCGCCATCAGCCGGACGCTTCACATCGCGTCCATCGCGGACTTCCTGTCTTCGAGGTACGGCAAAAATGCATGGCTTGGGGCGTTGGTGACGATGATTTGCATCATGGGGATGGTTCCGTATATCGCGCTGCAATTGAAGGCCATTGCGGCATCGTTTATGGTGCTGGGTTCCATTCATCCCGATCCTGAGCAGATTGCCCTGGCCGACCCTGAATTTCGGGGGACGACCTTGCAGGTGGCGATCATGTTGGCGGTGTTCACGATCCTGTTTGGCGCCCGCAAAGTGGATACCAGCGAACGTCACGAGGGCCTTGTGGGCGCCATTGCCTTTGAATCTGTCGTCAAGCTGCTGGCCGTGCTGGCCGTGGGGATTTTTGTGGTATTCAGGCTGTTTGACAATCCTGCTGCACTGTTTGCGCAAGCCCAGACCCATCCAGATCTGGCGGCCCTCTTCGATCTTGACCCGGATCGTTCATGGACCTGGTTCTGGCTGATGTTCACTTCTGGATGTACCTTCCTGCTGCTTCCCCGTCAATTTCATATGGCGGTCGTAGAAAACATGAACCCCAAGCATGTCCGCAGGGCGATCTGGCTCTTTCCGCTCTATCTGCTCCTGATCAATCTCTTTGTCTTTCCGATCGCCTTGGGAGGTGCATTGACACCTGGCCTAGAGGATATGGACCCCGATCTTTACATCTTGGGCATTCCGATGATGCATGGCAAGGCTGGGCTACTGTTGCTGGTATTTCTGGGGGGACTTTCCGCCTCCAGCGGGATGGTGATCGTGAGTACGATTGCCCTCAGTACGATGATCGGCAACCAGATTGTGATTCCTTTGCTGTTGAGATATTCGATCAAGGACCCCGGAGAGCGACCCGATCTTTCGGAAGTGCTATTGAAAGTCCGGTGGGTGACGATGATCGTGATTTTGGGCTTGGCCTATGGGTTTTTCCTGATCAGCGGACAAGCCAAGACCTTGATGTCCATTGGATTGACCTCTTTTCTGGCAATTGCCCAATTGGCGCCTTCTACGTTTGGCGGGATGTTTTGGCGAGATGGGACCCGAAAGGGCGCTTTTGCGGGATTGATTGGCGGGGTGCTGGTGTGGTTGTACACATTGCCCTTTGCCAATCTCGTGGAGTCTGGCCTATTCGATCCTTCGATTTTGACGGAAGGGCCTTTCGGAATTTCTTGGCTTCGGCCTTATGCCTTCATGGGCTTGGAGGGGATGGCCCCGATTCCGCATGCCGCTTTTTGGAGCCTTTTTGTCAATGTCTTGCTGTACGTAGGCGTGAGCTTGATTGCCCGGCCTACCATGTTGGAGTTTAGTCAGGCAGATGTCTTTGTCAATATCGACCGCTACAACCGCGGGTTGGTGGAGCCTTATCTACGGCCAACGGCCCGTCGAGAGGAAATGCTTCAGCTGCTTCAGCGATTCTTGGGACCCAATCGGACCGAGCAGGTACTCAAAGAATATCGAGCTTCGGGTAGGGGCGAGGACTTGACCGAGACGATCGCTTCTCCTGAATTGATCCAATGGGTCGAGCGACAATTGACTGGCGCGGTAGGTGCGTCTTCGGCCCGGCTGTTGATCTCGTCCTTTGTGCAGGAAGAAAATCCCAGTTTGAGGGAAGTGATGGCGGCCTTGGACGAGACCCAGCAGATTTTGGCCTATAGCCGTCAGATTGAGCGCAAGTCCGAAGAACTCCAGCGAACCAGTGAAAGACTTTCGCAGGCCAACAACCGCCTCCGGGAGATGGATACGCTCAAGAATGAATTTATCACGACCGTCACGCACGAATTGCGCACCCCGATCACTTCCATCCGGGCACTTGCGAATATCCTCTACGAAACACCGGGACTTCCTCAAGAAAAAAGCCATGAATTCCTCGGCATCATCGTGAGCGAGAGCGAGCGGATTTCCCGATTGATCAATCAGGTGCTAGACCTCGAGAAGATGGAATCGGGATTGGCGGAGCTCCATTTGACACAAGTGGATATGGTTCAGGTGGTTCAGAATTCCATCGATGGAATCATCGGAATCTGTGAGGAACGGGATATCGAGCTTGTGGAAAACCTACCGAGCGAGATGCCGAGATTGCGCGGGGACCGAGATCGAATCCAGCAAGTTGTGGTCAATCTTCTGTCCAATGCCGTCAAGTTCTGTAATGAAGAAAACGGCAGGATTACTGTGACGCTTGAGGAGCAAGATGGACAGGCGGTCTTGCAGGTGGCCGACAATGGAGCGGGGATGCCCAAGGAGGTACAGACCTATATTTTCGATAAGTTTGCCCAATTTACGGATTCGGGACGCGGAGGGCGAAAACATGGTAGTGGACTGGGGCTCAGTATCTCTTGGCGAATTGTCCGGATGCACAAAGGCCGGATTTATGTGAAAAGCGAGCCCGGCGAGGGAGCTACCTTCTTTGTGCATTTGCCGATCGAGGAAGGGTCTGTGAAGCCTATGGTGACTCCTTCTTACAAGCGGATAGAGGAGGAAAATTGA
- a CDS encoding response regulator, with product MDRPEASQFKVLIVDDEPHIRVAIEFLMQQQGFQTASVADGVEALEILGTFVPDAIVLDVMMPNMGGFEVAHEIRKLPEFSETRILFLTAKGADQDKREGYGAGGDLYLTKPFENRHLVESVKEMVGIYE from the coding sequence ATGGATAGACCTGAAGCCAGTCAGTTTAAGGTATTGATTGTGGATGACGAGCCGCATATTCGTGTGGCCATCGAATTTCTGATGCAACAGCAAGGATTTCAGACCGCTTCTGTCGCCGATGGGGTGGAAGCACTGGAGATCTTAGGAACCTTTGTGCCAGATGCCATCGTCCTGGATGTGATGATGCCCAATATGGGGGGATTCGAAGTGGCACATGAAATTCGTAAACTTCCCGAGTTTAGTGAAACCCGCATTCTTTTCCTGACTGCCAAAGGCGCGGATCAGGACAAACGGGAAGGTTACGGTGCCGGAGGAGATCTTTACCTGACCAAGCCTTTTGAGAATCGCCATTTGGTGGAATCTGTCAAGGAAATGGTCGGCATCTACGAATAG
- a CDS encoding tetratricopeptide repeat protein, producing the protein MKQHLLILCMAVMLGATPVAAQLSPYQTYYDLYDEGRELFEKEKYGAAEKKLAAWLTAEGDLRSPRKNNLHANAKFMEAVCAYKLDRGTAVGLLEKFVKNYPDNSKASVGRYYLGKAYFEQKQYLEASTPLRQALESNQLSNEPYHETLFMLGYCYFSQDDKQAALTYFEQAGAKPNKWQDDAQYYRAVILYQDQDFEGAYDALSQLQESEVYGRKTRVYLANCMLKLGKQDELYVLAESMINGPRIKGDEAQVYYLVANAGYERSDYPRATEYFKIYQDNNGRMNPTDFFRNGFAHYKMGEYESAIPQLERAALVEEDSLSQIASYYLGFCFLETKQNNDAQLAFQKAALNQDQDHLDVGEDALYQYAKVSFATGNYDESLAALNKLRETFPNAPYAQEVQSLIGEIFLYQRNYPEAIKYFESINRTSDRSKRAYQLVCFYHGLELFERPRYQGALVFFRKAIDNPYDLDMAMSAQYWMAETRFRMGDFSAAKNEYQTYLNMRSVDKNEYFARAHYGMGWVYYKEKKHKSAISSWTTFTETTEKKKRDDLLVDAMLRIGDAHFLLRQYSKSNEWYQKVLGYGYTFRDYAAYQQAEGYYRLGNYSKSVETFGKMVRSFPKSEHRDEALDQSSEVYVTWLKDYENALKYSKQLVTEYPRSPLAPIAYNRMGLAAYNLGRKDEAAKYYKTVLEKYYNDKEQSRVALDNLPSLVSNREFDKIVKQYSKQNPNMDENLAQVIFNTGKDRFFDSNYQGAVDQFSIYISDYKNGPDYLEALLLRARSYMELGKNKKALEDYRGVYSTTATNSFTAVALQEAAELQFANENYVESLQLYTTLGEVASDLPTHVVAWFGTAESHEKLGNYAQAEMVLNNMLANDEIGVQERTKARVQLGFAQYEGGNLDGALETFAAVEQEYKNELGAKSNFMMTQILFDQGVELKQTGRVELAKGKFEQVMTATKYQKNAYPTFDYWKARTFLVAANASYENDNSFQAKGILNSLVKEERYPDVQAAARKRLDEIEAAENASSRMARPVEDETEEFEEQDQ; encoded by the coding sequence ATGAAACAGCACCTATTGATTTTGTGCATGGCAGTGATGCTAGGGGCCACGCCCGTAGCCGCCCAGCTTTCACCGTATCAGACATACTACGACCTCTATGACGAGGGTCGAGAATTGTTTGAGAAAGAGAAATATGGCGCTGCCGAAAAGAAACTCGCGGCTTGGTTGACCGCAGAGGGAGATTTGCGCTCCCCCCGGAAAAACAACCTGCATGCCAATGCAAAATTTATGGAGGCGGTTTGCGCCTACAAGCTCGATCGGGGGACGGCTGTAGGGCTGCTGGAAAAATTTGTCAAAAACTACCCCGACAATTCCAAGGCTTCAGTAGGACGCTATTACCTCGGTAAGGCATACTTCGAGCAGAAGCAATACCTCGAGGCGTCTACTCCGCTTCGTCAGGCATTGGAAAGCAACCAGTTGAGCAATGAGCCTTATCACGAGACTTTGTTCATGCTGGGCTATTGCTATTTCAGCCAAGACGACAAGCAGGCGGCGTTGACCTACTTCGAGCAGGCAGGTGCCAAGCCCAACAAATGGCAGGACGATGCCCAATACTACCGAGCTGTCATCCTCTATCAAGATCAGGATTTCGAAGGAGCGTACGATGCGCTCTCTCAATTGCAGGAATCCGAAGTCTATGGCCGCAAGACCCGTGTCTATCTGGCCAACTGCATGCTCAAGCTCGGCAAGCAAGACGAATTGTATGTACTCGCCGAATCCATGATCAACGGTCCTCGGATCAAGGGAGATGAGGCGCAGGTATATTATCTCGTGGCCAACGCCGGATATGAAAGAAGCGATTATCCGAGGGCTACCGAGTATTTTAAAATCTATCAGGACAACAATGGCCGGATGAATCCGACGGATTTCTTCCGAAATGGATTTGCCCACTACAAGATGGGGGAATACGAATCCGCCATTCCTCAATTGGAACGAGCAGCATTGGTGGAGGAAGACTCCCTGTCGCAGATTGCTTCCTACTATTTGGGATTCTGCTTCTTGGAAACCAAGCAGAACAATGATGCCCAGCTGGCTTTCCAGAAAGCTGCGCTCAACCAGGATCAAGACCATCTGGATGTAGGGGAAGATGCCTTGTACCAATATGCCAAGGTCAGTTTCGCCACAGGAAACTATGACGAATCTCTCGCTGCATTGAACAAACTGCGTGAGACGTTCCCCAATGCACCTTATGCGCAGGAAGTGCAATCTCTGATCGGTGAGATTTTCCTCTATCAGCGTAACTATCCGGAGGCGATCAAATACTTCGAATCCATCAATCGTACTTCAGACCGCTCCAAGCGTGCCTATCAATTGGTTTGCTTCTATCATGGATTGGAGTTGTTTGAGCGTCCACGGTACCAAGGAGCGTTGGTGTTTTTCCGTAAGGCCATCGACAATCCCTACGATTTGGATATGGCGATGAGCGCCCAATATTGGATGGCGGAGACCCGCTTCCGAATGGGAGATTTCTCAGCCGCCAAGAATGAGTACCAGACCTATCTCAATATGCGCAGCGTGGACAAGAACGAGTATTTTGCCCGCGCTCACTACGGCATGGGATGGGTGTACTACAAAGAAAAGAAACATAAATCCGCCATTTCTTCCTGGACGACTTTTACGGAGACTACCGAGAAGAAAAAACGCGATGACCTGCTGGTGGATGCCATGCTGCGAATCGGTGATGCGCATTTCCTTCTCCGTCAATACTCCAAGTCCAACGAATGGTACCAAAAGGTGCTGGGATATGGATATACCTTCCGCGATTATGCCGCCTACCAGCAGGCAGAGGGATATTACCGCTTGGGGAATTACAGCAAGTCTGTGGAGACTTTCGGCAAGATGGTTCGCAGTTTCCCCAAATCCGAGCACCGCGATGAGGCTTTGGATCAATCCTCTGAGGTCTATGTGACCTGGTTGAAGGACTACGAGAATGCGTTGAAATACTCCAAGCAATTGGTTACGGAATACCCACGTAGCCCATTGGCACCGATTGCCTACAACCGAATGGGGCTTGCAGCCTATAACCTCGGTCGCAAGGATGAAGCCGCCAAGTACTACAAGACCGTGCTGGAGAAATACTACAACGACAAGGAGCAGTCTCGTGTAGCATTGGACAACCTCCCTTCCTTGGTGTCCAATCGCGAGTTTGATAAAATCGTGAAGCAATACTCCAAGCAGAATCCAAATATGGATGAAAACTTGGCGCAGGTGATCTTCAACACTGGTAAGGATCGATTCTTCGACAGTAACTACCAAGGTGCTGTCGATCAATTCTCCATCTACATCTCTGACTACAAAAACGGCCCAGATTATCTGGAGGCCTTATTGTTGAGAGCGCGTAGCTACATGGAGCTCGGCAAGAACAAGAAGGCGTTGGAGGATTATCGGGGGGTGTATTCCACAACCGCGACCAATTCCTTTACCGCTGTAGCCCTTCAAGAGGCGGCAGAACTCCAGTTTGCCAATGAAAACTATGTAGAGTCCCTTCAGCTGTACACGACGCTTGGAGAGGTGGCCAGCGACCTTCCCACGCATGTGGTCGCTTGGTTCGGAACTGCGGAAAGCCACGAGAAACTCGGCAACTACGCTCAAGCTGAGATGGTGCTGAACAATATGCTGGCCAACGACGAGATCGGCGTTCAGGAACGTACCAAGGCGCGCGTACAGCTTGGATTTGCCCAATACGAAGGGGGGAATCTGGACGGCGCATTGGAGACATTCGCAGCGGTCGAGCAAGAATACAAAAACGAATTGGGTGCCAAGTCCAACTTCATGATGACCCAGATCCTGTTTGACCAAGGTGTTGAGCTCAAGCAGACCGGTCGTGTAGAATTGGCCAAAGGCAAGTTCGAGCAGGTGATGACAGCCACCAAATACCAGAAGAATGCATATCCAACCTTCGACTATTGGAAGGCGCGTACCTTCCTCGTGGCGGCAAATGCATCTTACGAAAACGACAACTCCTTCCAGGCCAAGGGAATCCTCAATAGCTTGGTGAAGGAAGAGCGCTACCCTGATGTTCAGGCGGCGGCTCGCAAGAGACTGGATGAGATCGAAGCTGCAGAAAATGCTTCTTCCAGAATGGCGCGCCCTGTCGAGGATGAAACTGAAGAATTCGAGGAGCAGGATCAGTAA